DNA from Homo sapiens chromosome 1, GRCh38.p14 Primary Assembly:
AGAGCCTGGTTAAGGTTTTCACTAAGCAAGCAATACCACCACCTGGTGGCACTATGCCTGAATTGCAGGGGCAACTCCTAAGCGTCAACTCTCCTCCCCTTCAACTTGATGACtaaaattgattttcaaaaaagtAGCTAATTGGGTGTCATCTGTGTGACAAATCCCTAAAGTAGTCCCTCATCAGATCCCGCTTGAGAGCAGCATTTGCAGGAGGGCTTGTGGGGTTGCAGATGGGGTCAGTGGAAATGGAACAGAATTAATGGGATACACAGACCTAGTCAGAAGCCTCATTGTGCCTGAGCTTTATTCCTCTATCCCTGTGGTGAAGCTGGTGTTGGCTGTTCACTCTGTGGTGCAATTCTGGCTCCAAAAtagactgtctctctctctttttttttttttagacggagtttcgctcgttgcccagactggagtgcaatggcgcgatcttggctcaacgcaacctccgcctccgggtttaagcaattctcctgcctcagcctcccgagtagctgggattacaggcatgtgccaccacacgcagctaattttgtatttttagtagagacggggtttctccatgttggtcaggccagtctcgaacttccgacttcgggtgatctgcccgcctcggcctcccaaagtgctgggattacaggcttgagccactgtgtttgGCTCTGGACTGTCTCTTTAAAAGTCCTTCTGGTTGTAACTGAAGCAGTAACTGAAGCAGCCGCTGAAGCTGTTACTAGGGGCAACCTGGCAAGCCATAgtgcattaaattaaattaaacaggCTTGTGActgccccctcccctcctggAGAAGGGAGGGGGTATTCCCCCTCTATCCTGGAGAATAAAGTTGCTGTGAAACCTCTTATGGCTGCAAGGAATTCAGTTACAGAGTTTATGACTCCCAGAGGCAAGATGTTTGGAGGCAGCCTGGGAGGAGGCTCACAGGACTTCTGCCAGAAGAGGAGTATTTACAGTGAACCTGCCTGGGGTGGGTGGCCTCCGGTCAGGACACCCCCACCTTTCTCTCATTCGATCCTTATCACAATCCCGTGGGCTGGGGATTCCGTGGTCTATGAGAGAGGCTGGCCAGCGTGTGAGTCCAGGTTTATGCTAGAGGAGCTTACATTAGGCTGCTGTTCTGTAGCAGATTCATGGGAGGGAACTAGGCGAGGCCCATGTTGACCCTAAAATGAAATTTGTAGACCCTGGTATGAGCTGAAGGTGAGCATGAGAGACAGACCTCAGGTGAGGTGTTCTCAGCACACCTCCCAGCTCTTCTGAGGCCCTTGCTATTACTTTCCTCATATTagggatggggaaactgaggctgacagaagcagaggttgcctACTTAACCTGGTACTTCAGGCCAGGTCTCTCTGACTTCAGTGCTCTTCCCACAAGATCTAGCTGCAAGGAGCTAGTGTTTGTACAGTGTTTACCATTTACAAAGGGCTTTCACACAGATTCCATGTGATCCTCAGAACAGCCTCATGGAATGTAAATGGAGTATCATTACCCTCTTTGTacagatgggaagactgaggcaagATGCTATCTTCACAGTCACATGTCCAGTGTAACAGTCTCGACTGAAACCTGGAGATAATGCTCTTTTGCTATATTAATAATAGCAActtttgaacacttactatgcaccaggcacttCATTTACATGCGTTACCCCATTAGACTTTCTCAAGGGTTACCTATGGGGTAGGGATTGTTATTCTCCCaagtttacagatgaggcaactgtgGCACAGAGTGGTTAGGGCATGCACCCAGAGTGACACAGCTAGCAGGTAGTAGGGCTGAGAACTCTGCGAGTTAGCTCCAGAGTCTTTGCCTCCAACTACCCTAGACAAGCGGTTTTCAAAGTGTGGCCCCCAGACCAGCAAGATcagcagcagcacctgggaatttgatagaaatgcaaattcttgaccCACTGAATCTAAAACTCTGGGGTGGGAGCCCAGCAACCTGTGTTTTAACAGGCCCCCTACtgcatgctgaagtttgagaaccattgcacAAGGCTCTCACTGTACTACCCTAAGGTGGAGCAAAAATGGGCTAGAAGATTTGTCTCTTTTTTAGTGAGTAAAAGGATCAGAAATTGTGATCCTCAGGGAAGGCTGAAGATCGAAGCTCCTGTGGGCTGGGTGAGGAAGCAAAAAAGGTTAGTGACCCGACAGAAACTGCAGGAAATGGTAGGATTAGGATAAGCCATTACCAGAGTAGGTATGTCTTAACTCGGGTGGGGTACAAGGTTGGATATCAGCATCCCATTTACTTCAAAAGATGGCCCCAAAAGAAGGAAATGTTGGGGAGCTTGGCTATTTTAAGTTATTCCAATAGAAGATCTTTCACTACCCCAATGACTTACAATATATATGCATTTGAATAGGCTATACAGACACCTTGCTTGTTCTTAAGGAAAATATTTGCCTTGTATTTTGAACTTTGCCCCTGATGACAGGCTGTCCTCTAGATTCAGAGTCAGTTCCTGAAAGCTGACTAATTTTCTTTCTGGGGAGGAGGAATGACaaacaggaaagagaatgaaCATTTCTCCAGTGTCACTGGGCTCCTCAGTGCATCATGGCACTGGGTTctcacagcagcctcagaagGTATAATGCATCTTCCTccttttacagatcaggaaacagaGACTACAGAAAAAGCCACCGGCCCAGCCCCATAGCCCAGGGCAGAAGTGCCAGGATTCAAGTTCAGATCTGCCTCCCTCCAATGCCCCTGTTGTTTCCACCTCATCATGCTGACTCTGTGAAGGCTGACACTGCAGAAATAAAAGTCACAAGGTGGCAGGCCTGTGGATATGTCCTTCCTGCACAACTGGAATGTCCTCTGTGATGACACAGAGCAGCCTTTCTGCTCCTGCACACTGAGCCCCGCCCCACCTGGCCCCAGCCTGCCGCCTGTGGGCCATAGTACAAGACAGGCAGGGAAGGGGGTTGCTCTTCCCCACACCCAGCTGTGGGTGGTGATGCTCTTGTGCTCCTGCCTTGTCAGGTGTGGGGAGGAAACAGAAGATGAGATTGGAATCCCACCCCTGCCTCTCACTCCTCTAGGGGTCCTGGAGAGCCCACTGGCATGGCTCAGCTTCTACATCTGCAAACAGGGGTGACCCCATGTGGCCTGCCTGCATCATAGGCATGTTGGCTGAGGTGGTATGCGCACAGGTGGAGGGAATTTGGGACTTGGGTGTTAGGCCATGGAAACAAATATTTGGCCCTGTCTTGGGCTCCCTGGACAGTTCCCTGCAGATTTTAAGCTTTGAGCGGCTCCCTGCTGCCACCTCCTTTCTGGTCCTAGGTCTGTCATGCAAACACAGGCCTTGTGAGTCAGCTTTGCTCTGTGCTGGGTCCCAGACTTGCTGGCCTGTGTTGAGCCACTTCTCTGTTTCATTGTCCCTAGTGAGAGGGCCATTCCCTATCTGGTCCAGCGTCCAAATCCAACTCTAGCACCGGTAGTAGCTGAGTGGGTCTGCAGAAGTCTCTTACCCTCTGCAGTAACAACAGTGATGCCTGAATTTTCTCAGCTCCTCCCGTGGGTCTGTGCTGTGCTGCACTCTCACATACATCATCTTTTCTCCTGTAAAAGAGGTGGTTGGGCTGGATGATGCTAAAATCAGCTTTCTCTCTGGGCTTCTGTATCTATGAGGAGGAGGGTACCCAGCTCTCAAACTTCCCAGCTAAGTGGGGAGAGAAGCCAGTAGCAAACTTAGAGGGCACTGATATGCAAAGGTGAGCACCCCAAGACCACATAAGGCTGGAGCCAGACCCTTAGGAAAGCTGTCTCTCCTCCTGGGCTTTGATGTCCCATAGACCTGAGTTCAGTTCCTGTCAGCCACACGTGCCCTTGGGCAAGACACAAcgcctctctgtgccttagtttgcTGTCTATAGAATGGGGTTAATGGATTTGCCAGCATTTCTGTgatgatcaaatgagataatcGATGAAAAGCACTTGTGTGCACAGTGCCTGGGATATCATCCAGCTTCATCTACCTCCTCATGGAGCTGAACCAAATCAAACCACTCAGAATTGTGGagtcgtgtgtgtgtgcgcgtgtgtgtgtctgtgcgcgTGCGCACGTGTGGACACGCATGCGTGCATACCAGGGATCCTGGGCTTGCTGACCTATGACACTCTCTTGGGCCTTCCCGCCAGGTCCCCACCCCGCTGGGCGCAGTGATGGATTGGAATGCCCACACCTTTGTTTGTGAGGCTGgccacctccctccccagccgCCTCAGCTGGCTGGTGAAGTATGGACAGCCCCGTGTGCACTGGGCCTACCTGGGCaagtcccttcccctccctgagtCTGTTATGCCCGGGGTGCAAGGGGGAATCACAATACCTGGCGGTGTGTCTGTGAGgtctgaataaaaattaaatgcgCAAAGGCAGGTAAGATCCTGAGCTCAGTGCCCGGTGCACAGACACCATTGCGGGTGTGGTTCCTGTCATTACTCAGGGCCTGCCCTGGTGTGTATGTGACTGCATGTGTTTGTGTTAAAGCACCAGTGTTTtgggaaaaggggaagaaaataacATAACTGAGTTGGCTTGggacagggatttttttttaatcttagacAATAAAtagggattttattttaaaaagggatttattttattttaaaaaatagggattttaaagacagaatccAGTTATTCGACTAAATTAAACAATGGTTGCAAACTCCTCTTGGGTGTTCAGCTCTACGTCAGACATTGAGGAGGGTggatggggaagagagagaaaagcccAAGACAGAATGCCCACACTCTAGGGGCAAGAAAGAAACCATGTGGGGGTAAGCCAGAGGTTGGGAAGGCTCTATTGAAGAGCAGTGGTGAAGTGCTGTgggccagggcaggcagggagAAGCCCCAGGCAGGACCTTATGTGCCCCTGCCTGGTGCTTTTCATGTTTTCTCAATCCTCACAGGAATCATGTGAGGTTCACGTTagaatcccattttacagaggaggaaactgaggctcagaggaataAAGACTTGCCTGTAGCCAGCTAGTGATGGAGGCAGAATTCTCACCTGGTCTAACTCCAAAGCTTATGCTCTTAATAGCTACTTAATCTAGAGATTTGCTACCAAGGGTCCATctgtgagtgtatatgtgtgtaagaGATGgcgtgtgtatacacatgtgtgtatatttagagGGTtgatgggaggaggaggggagtgaTCAAAGCGATCTGCCTCCtcatattttttgtaatttaagaaagagaaatgtggctgggcgcggtggctcagcactttgggaggccaaggcaggcggatcacctgaggtcaggagttcaagaccagcctggccaacatggtgaaacccagtctctacaaaaatacaaaaattagccaggcacgatgacaggtgcctgtaatcccagctacttgggaggctgagctgagagaattgcttgaacccgggaggcagaggttgcagtgagccgagatcgtgccattgcactctagactcagtctcaaagaaagaaagaaagaaagaaatggtaggGAATGAAGAGCAAAGAAAGGAAGTCACAGGGACACACCCCCTCCCATACAAACACTGATTATGTTTGGATTACGGGCTGAATGATTAacttttataatgttttcttttataatttattattattgttattattttgtagttTAGGTTAGCAGATGAGCAGCTGTTCACAGTTCTTCAGCAGCTCTTTGTCCTTTGAGGTCCAGAGGCTCTTCCCCACCTGGGAGGGTCCCAGCCCCACAAGGATGGAAAATCTCTCGCTGCAGGgggtccctcctcctcctcctttcctggcCTGACTCTGACTTCACCTTctacctcatcctccccagtCTCTGGACACATGGAAACCcacccacctcctctctctccataCTCCTCTGCCTTAGATTTCCAGGAGTACGCCTGCGAGGGGTCTCCCCTCACCATCCTGCTCGCCATCTGCATTATACCCCATTTCTCTGAACTCTCCAGAAAGAGCAAAGGCTGTGCAGTCAACCAGGGTGGCATGGATTTagctgccatttactagctctgtgaccctgggcaagcctCATTCCTTGCCCCAGTTCAGCTGGCACTCAAGCCCCCGTGCTCTGCAGGCCCCACCATGGGGCCTTTGCATGCACCATGCTCCTGCTGGGTGTGTCCCCCCTCATTCCTGCCTGGGAACTCCTGCTGAAGGGGAGTgttccctctctgcctcagtcaCTCCCACTTTATCCACAGGGCCCGGACTTTCCAGGTCACTGTTGATACCAACCTTTGGTCCCCATATCCCCAGAGTGTACTTTCATTGTCAGCCCCTGGGGCCCTGTTTTTGGTTCAGAAAGTGTGACCTCTGGGTGTACAGTACTTAGAGATGATTGCCAATGACACAGGCCTGTGATGAATGCCTGTGTCCTCAGCCAGTGGTAGACACGTCTCTGATTTGTCCCTTTGGACCATTCCCAGAAGAGGGGCTCAGGTAAGCATAGTTAATGAAGAAGCAaatgtttgcttctccttttgTTCAAGGGCTTCTTAGAGGCAGGGACTTCTTaaaaacagagcctggcacatagtaggtgttcaataaatgttaaaatgctcagtaaatgcctCTCAGACATGCCCAGAATTTTCCAGTTTATGGGCATTTTTACTCTCATCATTTGTTGCATAATCCCAATAAACCTGGAGCTGATCAATGTTTATGAAGCAGGAACTCAGGCAAGTCACAAGAGACGACAAGTGACTTGTCCACAGCCACACAGCAAAATAATAACAGAACTAGGTGCTCAGAACGAAACCTCTGACTCTAAAAGTGATGCAACCATCATTATTGTCATCCTGCCTGCAactatttcttgagcacctactctgcCAGGTGCTTTAGAAGCATGATGTCATCTAATCCTCAGATGATAAATAGGGTCTCCAAATCCCAAACTCTCTCTGGAGGTTTGTGTAGGGGGCTGACCACAGCTGCTCTGTGCAGAACTGTGGAGCAGCTGCTGGGCCATGCCCCAGGACACAGCACAGGGTTGGCAGCCACACCCCCATGAAGCAATCGGCTCCCTCCCTGGAGTGCTGGGCACCCTGCTTAGCACTCTCTCATCTGGATGTTCACTCACTGGGGAATCCCCACTGTGGCCGTGTTCCCAGAGAGGGAAGAGCCAGCCTCTGATAGCTACCCCTGAATCACTGCTTTCctgctcacctcctccaggaaggcttccccCAGTGAACGGCCTCCTAAGAGCAGGAAAGTGCCTCAGAGACCATGTAGCCCCTGCTTCCTGCACccctttcacagatgaagaaaccacagCCCAGGGAGAAGAAGGCCCCACTGTGGGTAGTGTTGCAGCTGAGACAAGAACCTAGGCCTCCTGGCTCCTAGCCCAGGGCTCTTCAGGCCCCTCTCTGCTGCCATGACCTGCTGTCATGACCGCATTCAACACATCAATCTTGGTTGTGCCTTCCACTGAAGGTAGCCTGGCATTCAGGGCCACAGGCTCAGGACTGAAACAAGAGACCTGGGTTCTTGTTGACCTCATGCAATCAGTGGTCATGTCTACACCCAGCTTAGGAGCAGAGGAAGCTCTCCCAGCCGGGGAGAGGGAGGGGTCATCTGTGACCCTGCTCATCCCTGTGCAGGCTCTTTCTaggtgctttacaaatattaactgttAATTATGACATCAACCAAGTGAGGGAtgtccctgttttacagatgacaaagcCTATGACATATGTAACATTACTATCTCCATCTtacagggaggggaaaggagctTGGTGGTGCTAAGCACTGATTTGAAGTGAGTGAGCACGGGGGAGCTGGAATTTGGATCCAGACCATCTAACCCAGGGTCAGCTCTCTTAACCCCTACCCTGCATGCTGTCCTTAAGTCAGGTCCATGCCCTACAACCTGTACTTTCTGAGGTCTTGACTCTCACATCTTCTCTTACTGAAGCCATGATCATTCATGGAAAAGGCACTGAGGGGAGTGTGCGGAGCCTTTGTGAAGGGAGCTGTGCTTCCCTGTGCTCCCTTCACATGGAGGTGAGGGGGAGAGAAGAGGTGGGAATGTGCCCAAGTTTCTGGCAGGATGCCTGACTGTGCCTTTTACTTAGGTGGGTGTGCACAGGCGCAGGAACAGGCACTTGCTGGGAGGAGCAAGGTAAGAAGGATGAATTGTCCAGGTTGGGCTTGTGCTGTTTCCAAAAGAGAGGCTTGGGCAGGCAGTCCCACTAGGAAGCGGTTCCACTCCCAGGAGAGAGCTACAGGCCTGGCTGGGGCAGGCGGGGGATGCACATTGGAAaggcatttgggaggccaaaagaCCATGGTTGAGAGAGAGTCAGGGGTACCGGGGCATCTCTGCAGACAGAAGGGACCATGGGAGGACCACAGTCCTCCCAGAGGGAGGTAGGGAGACAGGGGTCACCTACCTGCTGCCCGTAGCCTAGCGCCTTGTCGTAGAGCGCGATGCCTGCCGCCAGCCCCCGCGCACGCTCCTCTGGGCTGGCGCAGCCGACGTCGAAGCCATGCGCGTAGCCCTGCTCGGCCAGGCAGCGAGCGGCGCGGAGCTGGGGGTCCCCGGCGGCCTCGGGCTCCTCTGCCAGGCCCATGAGGTCGGCCAGCCGTGCGGCGCacgcctcctcctcttcttcctggccCAGCCGCCCGTACACGTGTGCCAGATTGGCCCAGGCATTGAGGTTGCCCGGGTGCTCGTGGGCCACCTCGAGGAAGCACTCGCGGGCCTCGTCCAGCTCCTCCAGGTAGAATGCGAAAGCGCCCAGGAGGTGACGCACAGCGGGGCGCTGCGGGGCGGCCGCCAGCTGGAGCTCCTGCCGCAGACCCTCCCGCTGCAGCTTCAGGTCCCGGGCGCGCTGTGGGGCCGGCGAGCGCGGCTCGAAGTTCAACTGCATCTCCAGGTGAAAGTGGCCCGGGAGGTAGTCCAGGTCGTCGATGAGGGCGTCTAGATCGTCGGCCACAGCCTCCAGCTCCGCCATGACTGCTCCCTCTGCTCCCCTGGCCTCACCCTTGTCCCTGAGGCTGTGGAGGGCAGTGGATGGGGGCGTTCCCCGAGCGAGCTCCGTGCGGGAGGCGAGGGGCAGCCGGCAGAGGCCCCGGGCGCTGCGGCCTCTCGGTCTCAGGGCGCCTCCCGCAGGTGGGTGGGCCCGAGGAGTGCCCTGTAGGTGTTTCCGCTTTCGCTGCTCAGCGGCTTCTAGACGCTGACATTGCACAACCAGGTGTGCCAGAAAAACAGGCACATTGTCAAATACGGGGTGCGCAAACCTCGGTGCAAGGCAAAAGGCGTGTTTTTACGCTGCTaagcagaggaggaaactgaggctcaagaggaggaagagaactTGCCCAGGTCACAGAGCTGGGGCGTACCCAAGTAGGTAGACCTGGAACCCCAGTTTGCTGAAGGCCGGGCCCTTCCTCCAGGGGCGCTGCTCCGCCCTGTCTGCTTGAGCTGAGTCAGGACTGGCCGTTCTAGCTGCGGCAGCCACCCTTACTCCTGCCGCTGTCCCATCCTCTCTGCAGGTCCTCAGTGCTTTTCCTCTGAATGGAGCCtgccacctccctcctctctttttGGGCCATTATTTATGAGGCTTCCTTCCTGGGATTTCTCTGCGCCCTCTCTGCTCAGCAGTGAGCTCCTGTGCAAAGACTATGGGCTGCATGTGCTGGTTCTAATCCTGCTTCTCCAACCCTAATAAAGTATGACCTGCCACACTTTCCTCACCTGTGACATGAGGATGACAATCCTTCCGCATTTATCAGGTAAGCCTGATAAATGGCCACTCTGGATAAATGTCAGCTCCCACTCCTCCAGCTTGGTTCCCATCCCATCTTGCActccacctgtggtcccagttttCTTGCTTTGGCAAATGTCCCTCCCAGGTCTAGAGTGGTCCCCTAACCTCTAGCCTGGAGGCTGGGTGGCAGTGCTCCCTGCTGCAGGGGCCAGTTCCTCCCGCTCTTCTTTCCACCTGGGCCTGGCTCCTGCCATCCCTGTTGTTTCATCTTGACAGACAGATGAAATATATATCTAGATGAAATCTAGATAGACTATCTATGAAGATatagatgtaaatatttatatttcatatagaTGAAATATCTATGTATTTCAAGATGAAGCAACACAGACCAGCAtttcaaaagaggaaataaagccAATTAgtaaacttgaaaaaatatttgacattagcaaaaaaaaaaaaaaatagttaaattaaaacaacatcCTGGTGCCATGTTTCAcctgtcaatttttaaatataaaattaattttaataatttttaattgaaaattttgcTATAAATTGCTGGTGATCCTGTGATAAAACTCGTTCTCTCACCTGCTTGAGAGTATCAGGGGTGGATTCACAGAGGGTttggctttgaaaaaaaaattgcgggccaggagcggtggctcacacctgtaatcccagcactttgggaggtcgaggtgggcggatcacctgaggtcgggaatttgagaccagcttgaccaacatggagaaaccccgtctctactaaaaatacaaaatttgctgggcatggtggcatatgcctgtaatcccagctactcgagaggctgaggcaggagaatcgcttgaacccgggaggcggaggttgcggtgagccgagattgtgccactgcactccagcctgggcaacaagagcaaagaactccgtctcaaagaaaaaaaaattgcaacaacGTATACTTAACAAAAAATTTACAGTgttaaccattttcaagtgtacagttcagtggcattaagtgcatgAATGCTCCCCTGGCCTCGTCCTTGTCCCTGAGGGCACTGCTATACCACTGTTCCTAccttccatctccagaacttcatcttcccaaatggaagctccatacccattaaacaataactcctcattcTCTCCCCACCCAGCACCTGGTACCCACCATTCTATTTCTGTTTCAGTGAATTCAACTATTCTAGTTACcttacataagtggaatcatataatatttgttgttttgcGACTGGCTTATCTCCCTTAGcatgtcttcaagattcatccatgtggtagcacgtgttagaatttccttccttttaaaggctgaataatattccattgtatgaatatatcacattttgtttatccatgtaTCTGTCAATGCATACTTgtgttgcttctaccttttgattattgtgaacaatgctgctatgaacgtgGGCATACAAATACATGTTTGAGTTCCTGCCTTTAAttcttctgggtatatgcccagcagtgaaattgctggatcatatggtaattctatgtttaattctttgaaaaactgccagactgttttccacagcagctggactattttactttcccaccagcaatggccaaaggttccagtttctctacaacctcaccaacgtatgttattttctatttttttttttaagataatagccatcctaatgggtgggTTTGGCTTTTGATTTGACTCTGAAAAAGATGAGTAAGAGAGTTGGGTGGGAAGGGTAGGTTGGTGGGGAGCGCATATCATCAGCAGCAAAGGTATGAAAAAGCTAGAGGTTCTCCAGGGGAGGGTGTGTCCTAGGGACAGAGCAGCCTTGTGGCTGGAGGTTACAGAGCATGGGGCAGAGATGGCAGGAGATGAGGACTGAAGGCAGGGGCCACAGCCCTATCACAGAGGCCCAAGTCCTGACTGAGAAGCTTGACTTGACTCCACTGACACAACAGTGGCTCTGGAGTCTGGACGGGTTAAACAGTCTTGCAGCCAGGGAGCTCTCCAATGTGCTTATGAGTCCCATATTCATGGTGTGACCCTATGCCTCACGAGATGTGACCAGGGCAAGTTATTCTCCCcatctgagccttagtttcctcttgTGTACAATGAGGGTGCAATGGTGCCTATAAAAGAAAATGGGTGAGATGCTAGACAAGGAAGCTGCTGTGATGGGAAACTTTGGGCTGACCAGGGCAGGCGGCCTTGCTGCAGAGCTGACTCATTTGGCCTGTTCTGGCTTTCCTGGCAGCCACGACTCCCAGCCCAGTGG
Protein-coding regions in this window:
- the TTC22 gene encoding tetratricopeptide repeat protein 22 isoform 2 (isoform 2 is encoded by transcript variant 2); the encoded protein is MAELEAVADDLDALIDDLDYLPGHFHLEMQLNFEPRSPAPQRARDLKLQREGLRQELQLAAAPQRPAVRHLLGAFAFYLEELDEARECFLEVAHEHPGNLNAWANLAHVYGRLGQEEEEEACAARLADLMGLAEEPEAAGDPQLRAARCLAEQGYAHGFDVGCASPEERARGLAAGIALYDKALGYGQQIPMEEKRGWYFTMATLYIRLDGIFLELGSEEQKRLPAFNRTLALLRQVLKSEDPRHRALAWCYLGMLLERKDTFSTTPMGVHDCGYSGTDPLDCFGKAIEIAKNQPPILNRLAKIFYFLGKQDMAIGTCNMALDVLRDPELNWQAYCTRAKRRGLTMLPRLVSNSWAQAVLPPRPPKVLEFQV